Proteins encoded within one genomic window of uncultured Desulfobacter sp.:
- a CDS encoding two-component system response regulator, translating to MEDPVSKRTILIVEDSLENIDVLAGILRKDYRLKIAISGEKALRIVADGDAPDLILLDIQMPGIDGYEVCRRLKKDPVTRQIPVIFVTALSSVKEEEKGFALGCVDYIIKPVSPPIVRQRIKTHMALYDQNRILEEKVAQRTQQLKNAFLRIKESSLETIHILSKAAEYRDEDTGSHIYRMGNYSAAIAGKMGLSEKIVESILYAAPMHDVGKIGIPDSILLKPGALTADEFNIMKQHTLIGAKILENSKTEYIRLGEVIALTHHEWWNGRGYPSGLKEREIPLEGRIVAVADVFDALTTKRPYKEPFSLDDSFRIIEENRGRQFDPEVMDAFFSIQDEILKIREKYKDD from the coding sequence ATGGAAGATCCGGTCAGTAAGCGGACAATTTTGATCGTCGAAGACAGTCTGGAAAATATCGATGTCCTGGCAGGTATTTTGCGCAAGGATTACCGGCTTAAAATCGCCATCAGTGGTGAAAAGGCGCTACGTATTGTGGCGGATGGCGATGCGCCGGATCTTATCCTTCTGGATATTCAGATGCCCGGCATAGACGGCTATGAAGTTTGTCGCCGATTGAAGAAAGATCCGGTCACACGGCAAATACCGGTCATTTTTGTTACCGCGCTTTCCAGCGTCAAGGAGGAGGAAAAAGGGTTTGCCCTGGGGTGTGTGGATTACATCATCAAGCCGGTCAGTCCGCCCATCGTCCGGCAGCGGATAAAAACCCACATGGCTCTTTACGATCAGAATCGAATATTGGAAGAAAAAGTGGCCCAAAGGACACAGCAACTGAAAAATGCCTTTTTACGAATCAAGGAGAGCTCTCTTGAGACGATTCATATTCTTTCAAAGGCCGCTGAATACAGGGATGAAGACACTGGGTCCCATATCTATCGCATGGGTAACTACTCCGCAGCCATTGCAGGCAAAATGGGGCTGTCTGAAAAAATCGTGGAATCTATCCTTTATGCCGCTCCCATGCATGATGTGGGAAAAATTGGTATTCCGGACAGTATCCTTCTCAAACCCGGGGCGCTGACGGCTGATGAGTTTAATATCATGAAGCAGCATACTTTGATCGGTGCAAAAATTTTGGAAAATTCGAAAACGGAATATATCAGGTTAGGCGAGGTCATCGCTCTGACGCATCATGAATGGTGGAATGGGAGGGGATACCCAAGCGGACTTAAAGAAAGGGAAATACCACTTGAGGGAAGAATCGTCGCTGTGGCGGATGTTTTTGACGCACTGACAACAAAACGTCCTTATAAAGAACCTTTTTCCCTGGATGATTCTTTCCGGATCATTGAAGAAAACCGGGGGCGTCAGTTCGATCCGGAAGTTATGGACGCTTTTTTTTCCATTCAGGACGAAATACTTAAAATCCGTGAAAAGTACAAAGATGATTAA
- a CDS encoding hybrid sensor histidine kinase/response regulator: protein MGEKDIALKMMLAGLPAGEDDTFMVYGEQMLFYSMFTSLVKNAVEASPVGNCVTVDMKIKGETPIVMINNQGGIPEAIKTTFFDKYVTHGKSDGTGLGTYSARLIAQTLGGRLSFRSIKEEGTTLMLELRDNLKKENEEEAFDLFFDESPLQIKKLAPKRGMQIMVLDDYAIMRGTIIGILRQMGFKNFIRAEDGVEGIRQLQTNSVDLIISDLNMPGVNGLELLKHVKQSKTLKHIPFIMISGGAKQSQVAQAVELGVDGFLIKPFSADTLMKKLAGVID, encoded by the coding sequence ATGGGAGAAAAAGATATTGCACTTAAGATGATGCTCGCCGGACTACCGGCAGGAGAAGACGACACGTTCATGGTCTATGGTGAGCAGATGCTTTTTTATTCAATGTTCACAAGTTTAGTCAAAAATGCGGTCGAAGCCTCTCCTGTTGGAAACTGCGTCACTGTGGATATGAAGATTAAAGGGGAAACACCGATTGTCATGATTAACAACCAGGGGGGAATCCCCGAAGCGATCAAAACAACTTTTTTTGATAAATATGTAACCCACGGCAAATCTGACGGAACCGGATTAGGAACCTATTCGGCCAGACTGATCGCACAAACTTTGGGTGGACGATTATCCTTCCGCTCCATTAAAGAAGAGGGTACCACCCTGATGCTGGAACTTCGTGACAACTTAAAAAAAGAAAATGAGGAAGAGGCTTTTGATCTCTTTTTTGACGAAAGCCCCCTTCAAATAAAAAAACTGGCCCCTAAGCGGGGAATGCAAATCATGGTTCTGGATGATTATGCCATCATGCGGGGCACGATTATTGGTATTTTACGACAGATGGGATTCAAAAACTTCATTCGGGCAGAGGATGGCGTGGAAGGAATCAGACAATTGCAGACGAATTCCGTGGACCTGATCATCTCAGATCTCAACATGCCTGGGGTCAACGGACTGGAATTACTTAAACATGTTAAACAATCCAAAACGCTCAAGCATATTCCATTTATCATGATTTCAGGAGGGGCAAAACAATCACAAGTGGCACAGGCTGTCGAATTGGGTGTTGACGGTTTTCTGATCAAACCGTTTTCAGCGGATACCCTGATGAAAAAACTGGCCGGCGTTATAGATTGA
- a CDS encoding two-component system response regulator, producing the protein MAKSADQPTILIVDDVPDNITVLTNILADYNLKAANSGAKALEIASRFRPDIILLDIMMPDMDGYAVCMHLKRDLHTKNIPVIFVTAMDEVTDEARGFELGAVDYITKPVNPPVVLARVKTHLKLYDQNKALEYLVHERTKELNQSRLEIIRRLGLAAEYKDNETGMHVIRMSYYCKVMAAAMGMSNKEVELILNASPMHDIGKIGIPDNILGKPGKLDAQERAIMEQHTEIGARIIGEHDNPLLDMARTVALTHHEKWDGTGYPRGIKNEKIPLVGRIVAVADVFDALVSKRPYKKAWPFEKAVAVIKEESGKHFDPEVVDVFITHLDEIIELAKLNADPD; encoded by the coding sequence ATGGCAAAAAGCGCTGATCAACCTACGATTTTAATTGTGGATGATGTCCCGGACAACATTACGGTCCTGACCAATATACTGGCCGACTACAACCTGAAAGCAGCAAACAGCGGAGCCAAAGCCCTGGAAATCGCATCGCGTTTCAGACCGGATATTATTCTGCTGGACATCATGATGCCGGATATGGACGGCTATGCAGTCTGCATGCACCTCAAGCGGGATCTTCATACCAAAAATATCCCTGTCATATTTGTGACTGCAATGGATGAAGTGACCGATGAAGCCCGGGGATTTGAATTAGGCGCTGTTGATTATATCACAAAACCCGTCAACCCGCCGGTTGTCCTGGCAAGGGTAAAAACGCACTTGAAATTGTATGACCAGAACAAGGCACTGGAATATCTGGTTCATGAACGGACAAAAGAGCTGAACCAAAGCAGGCTTGAAATTATTCGCCGATTAGGCCTTGCGGCAGAATACAAAGATAATGAAACGGGTATGCATGTCATTCGTATGAGTTATTACTGCAAGGTCATGGCAGCGGCCATGGGTATGAGCAACAAAGAAGTTGAGTTGATATTAAACGCATCTCCCATGCACGATATCGGCAAAATCGGCATTCCGGACAATATCCTGGGCAAGCCGGGAAAGCTGGATGCCCAGGAACGAGCGATCATGGAGCAGCACACGGAAATCGGCGCCCGGATCATAGGCGAACATGATAATCCGCTTTTGGATATGGCACGGACAGTGGCGTTGACCCACCACGAAAAATGGGACGGAACGGGCTATCCCCGGGGCATTAAGAACGAGAAGATTCCCCTTGTAGGACGCATCGTCGCTGTCGCGGATGTATTTGATGCACTTGTCAGCAAACGGCCCTATAAAAAAGCGTGGCCCTTTGAAAAGGCTGTGGCCGTGATTAAAGAAGAATCAGGGAAACATTTTGATCCCGAGGTCGTGGACGTGTTTATTACGCATTTAGATGAAATCATCGAACTTGCCAAGTTAAATGCCGATCCCGATTAA
- a CDS encoding PAS domain S-box protein — translation MKLRNFSILFILIIISFFILFQLLASEFIVKKGFQTFEDEHTLLQVNAARRALNLKLANLDKLLIDWSNWDDSYDFIQTPTPGYVQSNLPIDTFRDQALMCVVFQNIKRDVIYLQAVNQEGQFDKTLADKIFRQISMKYPSMAKSLDTQKGMFTFETGELVMIAQRPVLTSNASGPPMGTIMFVRVVSQAILDEISSLLGSKISLLPLNEKRDIWAKTIKTNVYIAHKDAQNCEGFWAILDIKGTPSMLMKVVTNPTFAQQGQNITNLFFSIFIAAILLFSLLGYFVLHKKVLKRLELLMQQISQQEDSPQKASPIFIKGNDEIHDLSVCINGMVERINRSKQAIFDKSEEVRRNEKFLNQLFNSIEAGAILIDPETKIIVDINQFAQKLTGYSKNEVVGHMCHKLTCPSDVNNCPLLDLKQSKDMSKRKLLLKDGSIISVMKSAVFITKGTRMLLLETFVDISEAEHARQELEKAKKELEDKVKARTAYLRGIIDTAFNGIIVIDGRGFINEFSPAAQKIFGYTKEEILGKSINILMPEPYKSEHDTYLRNYLETGIAKIIGKQTVVPALRKDGSQFLMEVALDTDVVNGEPIFVAVMSDVTERIKVEEAVAKEQKRLKNILATSPVGVVITVDGIVKFSNPSIAQMGFEFGQTAQDVYVDRQSRRHLIDILNKEGVVLNFETQFRNKKGQVIDVLIFAHHYDDEGSQAILGWIIDITHRKAMENEIRESQTRFQRLVEELGGRFVVFSHKPDGEILFMSEGASSVFGLSREHVQGQRWQDVINWLPGERKKAKDAFRAFLQNDSTSHEVELSFRHTDGSKRILFVSEHAVLDADGRLVTIDGIMEDITARKETEKVLAQAKEAAEEATRAKSDFLANMSHEIRTPMNAIIGLSYLALQGDLNEKQRGYIDKVHHSADYLLGILNDILDFSKIEAGKLNMEHTNFFLEDVFDHIADVVGLKAQEAGLQLMFDLPCTLPTALVGDPLRLGQVLVNLGNNAVKFTPKGEVVICVSVSKENEKTVTFRFAIRDTGIGMTEKQQNKLFQHFSQADTSITRKYGGAGLGLAISKKLTEMMGGRIWVESVPKTGSTFFFTACFEKQPQADQRFCPIKKAAPLHILVADGNATARSIFFEMLTGFGFTVDLAESPEAAYQFLKQQNNNRPYDIAVIDYGFATTSGIEIARTMQENAASIHAPLVILLSAYNNVNLMHEAKDVGIIKTVLNKPVMPSTMFDTIIQIKEGKVRRESRLMRRQHEIIETTARLNTARVLIVEDNDINQDVAADLLTNHGIDFKIAENGQIALEMLEKDHFDGILMDCQMPVMDGYTATRKIREDKRFKDLPIIAMTANVMAGDREKTMAAGMNDHIGKPIRVQELFKALDKWIKPAMSMQPAPPKATEKNLGNIPGIDITAGMETVQGNQELYVNLLRKFYHRYHDFEKQFNAARQEEDEKAPMRHAHTLKGAAANIGAHGIKEKAEVLESACKTHHPEQEIDQLLHDIVQALSPIMHKIAMFTEPSIAPTVDETSTTDSPIPEKTVHAIEKLQLMIAESDIGALQLVADVQKMPGIEQYAKRMNAVAGALDNYDFDLAKKHIYNFDESGDSGLKSP, via the coding sequence GTGAAGCTACGTAACTTTTCCATATTGTTTATTCTTATCATTATATCCTTTTTCATTCTTTTTCAACTGCTTGCCTCGGAGTTTATCGTCAAAAAAGGATTCCAAACATTTGAGGATGAACATACACTATTGCAGGTAAATGCTGCCAGGCGCGCATTGAACCTGAAACTTGCGAATCTGGACAAACTGTTGATCGACTGGTCCAACTGGGATGATTCGTATGATTTCATACAAACGCCAACCCCGGGATATGTCCAATCCAACCTTCCCATTGATACATTCCGTGACCAAGCCCTGATGTGTGTGGTGTTTCAAAATATAAAAAGGGATGTCATTTACCTGCAAGCCGTTAATCAAGAAGGACAATTTGACAAAACCCTTGCCGATAAAATTTTTCGGCAGATCTCAATGAAATACCCATCTATGGCGAAAAGCCTGGACACACAAAAAGGCATGTTCACGTTTGAAACCGGTGAACTGGTAATGATCGCCCAAAGACCGGTCTTAACCAGCAACGCATCCGGGCCTCCCATGGGCACCATCATGTTTGTCCGTGTTGTATCCCAGGCAATATTAGACGAAATCTCCTCATTGCTGGGTTCAAAAATTTCCCTCCTACCGTTGAATGAAAAAAGGGATATATGGGCCAAGACTATAAAAACCAACGTGTATATTGCACATAAAGACGCACAAAATTGTGAAGGATTTTGGGCCATCTTAGATATCAAAGGCACCCCTTCAATGTTGATGAAGGTCGTTACAAATCCAACATTTGCCCAACAAGGTCAAAACATAACAAATCTCTTTTTTTCAATTTTTATCGCTGCAATTTTACTGTTCAGTCTTTTGGGCTATTTTGTACTCCACAAAAAAGTCCTGAAACGTCTGGAATTGCTCATGCAGCAAATTTCCCAACAGGAAGACAGCCCCCAAAAAGCGTCCCCCATCTTTATCAAAGGCAATGATGAGATTCATGACTTAAGTGTTTGCATCAACGGCATGGTTGAGCGGATTAACCGATCAAAACAAGCAATTTTCGACAAATCTGAAGAGGTGAGAAGAAACGAAAAATTTCTCAATCAGTTGTTCAACTCCATAGAGGCGGGAGCGATATTGATTGACCCGGAAACCAAGATTATTGTTGACATCAATCAATTTGCCCAAAAGCTTACAGGGTATTCAAAAAATGAAGTCGTGGGCCATATGTGCCACAAACTGACCTGCCCGTCCGATGTGAACAATTGTCCTCTATTGGATTTGAAACAATCCAAAGACATGTCAAAACGAAAGCTCTTACTTAAAGACGGCTCAATTATCTCGGTTATGAAGTCTGCCGTGTTTATAACTAAAGGTACCCGAATGCTGCTGCTTGAAACATTTGTAGACATCTCCGAGGCTGAGCATGCCAGGCAGGAACTTGAAAAGGCCAAAAAAGAGCTGGAGGATAAAGTTAAAGCGCGTACAGCCTACCTGCGCGGAATTATTGACACCGCCTTTAACGGCATCATCGTTATTGACGGCCGGGGTTTCATCAATGAATTCAGCCCGGCGGCTCAAAAGATATTCGGGTACACCAAAGAAGAAATTTTAGGTAAAAGCATTAACATACTCATGCCCGAACCTTACAAAAGCGAGCATGATACGTATCTTCGCAACTACCTTGAAACAGGTATTGCCAAAATTATCGGCAAACAGACCGTGGTACCGGCACTGAGAAAGGATGGATCGCAATTTCTCATGGAAGTTGCCCTCGATACCGACGTTGTCAATGGCGAACCGATATTTGTCGCCGTGATGAGTGATGTAACCGAACGTATCAAAGTGGAGGAAGCTGTTGCCAAAGAGCAGAAACGGCTCAAAAACATATTAGCCACCAGCCCTGTTGGTGTGGTTATCACCGTTGATGGTATTGTGAAATTCAGCAACCCAAGCATAGCTCAAATGGGCTTCGAATTTGGTCAAACGGCCCAGGACGTTTATGTTGATCGCCAAAGCAGAAGACATCTGATTGATATACTTAATAAGGAGGGCGTGGTATTAAATTTCGAAACGCAGTTCCGCAATAAAAAGGGACAAGTCATCGATGTCCTGATATTCGCACACCACTATGATGATGAAGGCAGCCAGGCCATTTTAGGATGGATCATTGATATCACCCATCGCAAAGCCATGGAAAACGAAATCCGGGAAAGCCAGACCAGATTCCAGCGGCTGGTAGAAGAACTCGGGGGCAGGTTTGTCGTATTCAGCCACAAACCGGACGGTGAAATATTATTTATGAGTGAAGGGGCAAGTTCCGTATTCGGTTTAAGCAGGGAGCATGTCCAGGGGCAACGATGGCAGGATGTCATCAACTGGCTGCCCGGTGAAAGAAAAAAAGCCAAAGATGCCTTCAGAGCTTTTTTGCAAAACGACTCTACATCCCACGAAGTTGAGCTTTCTTTCCGACATACGGACGGCAGCAAGCGAATATTATTTGTTTCCGAACATGCCGTTCTGGATGCCGACGGTCGACTGGTAACCATTGACGGCATCATGGAAGACATCACCGCCCGTAAAGAAACGGAAAAGGTACTGGCGCAAGCCAAAGAGGCGGCGGAAGAGGCCACCCGGGCAAAGTCAGATTTTCTGGCCAATATGTCCCATGAGATCCGAACGCCCATGAATGCGATTATTGGTCTGTCATACCTGGCCCTGCAAGGAGACCTTAACGAAAAACAACGCGGCTATATCGATAAGGTACACCACTCGGCAGACTACCTTTTAGGCATTCTCAATGATATTCTGGATTTTTCCAAAATTGAGGCCGGCAAACTGAATATGGAACATACCAACTTTTTCCTGGAAGACGTATTTGACCATATTGCCGACGTAGTGGGGTTAAAAGCCCAGGAAGCAGGCCTTCAGCTGATGTTTGATCTGCCCTGCACCCTGCCCACAGCGCTTGTGGGAGACCCGCTTCGGCTTGGCCAGGTTCTGGTCAACCTTGGGAACAACGCCGTAAAATTTACACCCAAGGGGGAAGTTGTTATCTGCGTCAGCGTTTCAAAAGAGAATGAAAAAACCGTTACCTTCCGATTTGCCATACGCGATACCGGCATCGGCATGACTGAAAAGCAGCAGAACAAACTTTTCCAGCATTTCAGCCAGGCAGATACGTCCATTACCCGGAAATACGGTGGAGCCGGACTGGGGCTGGCCATTTCAAAAAAATTAACAGAAATGATGGGTGGCAGGATATGGGTGGAAAGCGTGCCCAAGACGGGCAGTACATTTTTCTTTACCGCCTGTTTTGAAAAACAGCCCCAAGCCGATCAACGGTTCTGTCCTATAAAAAAAGCAGCGCCATTGCATATCCTGGTGGCGGACGGCAACGCCACGGCGCGGTCGATTTTTTTTGAAATGCTGACAGGCTTTGGTTTCACCGTTGATTTGGCGGAGTCACCGGAAGCCGCTTACCAATTTTTAAAACAGCAAAATAACAACCGGCCTTACGATATAGCGGTTATAGACTACGGCTTTGCCACTACCAGCGGCATCGAAATCGCGCGCACCATGCAGGAGAATGCAGCCAGTATACACGCACCCTTGGTTATACTGCTATCAGCCTACAACAATGTGAATCTGATGCATGAGGCCAAGGATGTGGGTATTATAAAAACCGTTTTGAACAAACCCGTCATGCCCTCCACCATGTTCGACACCATCATACAAATAAAAGAAGGGAAAGTTCGCAGGGAAAGCCGATTGATGCGCCGGCAGCACGAGATAATTGAGACAACAGCCAGACTGAACACTGCCAGGGTACTGATCGTGGAGGACAATGATATCAATCAGGATGTGGCTGCAGACTTACTGACCAATCATGGCATCGATTTCAAAATTGCCGAAAACGGGCAAATCGCGTTGGAAATGCTTGAAAAAGATCATTTTGACGGAATACTCATGGACTGCCAGATGCCGGTGATGGATGGTTACACCGCCACCAGAAAAATCAGGGAAGACAAACGCTTCAAAGATCTTCCCATCATTGCCATGACCGCCAACGTCATGGCAGGAGACCGGGAAAAAACAATGGCTGCCGGCATGAATGATCACATCGGCAAGCCAATTCGGGTTCAAGAACTTTTCAAAGCGCTGGATAAATGGATCAAACCAGCCATGTCAATGCAGCCGGCACCGCCAAAGGCAACGGAAAAAAACTTAGGCAACATCCCGGGAATAGACATCACGGCAGGCATGGAGACCGTCCAAGGCAATCAGGAACTCTATGTGAACCTATTACGCAAATTTTACCATCGTTACCATGACTTTGAAAAACAGTTTAATGCGGCCCGACAGGAAGAAGATGAAAAGGCGCCCATGAGACATGCGCACACACTTAAAGGTGCAGCGGCCAATATCGGAGCCCATGGAATAAAGGAAAAAGCTGAGGTCCTTGAATCGGCCTGCAAAACTCATCATCCCGAGCAAGAAATTGACCAATTGCTTCACGACATCGTACAAGCGCTTTCCCCGATTATGCATAAAATAGCTATGTTTACAGAACCCTCCATCGCTCCCACTGTCGATGAAACGTCCACCACGGATTCTCCCATCCCGGAAAAGACCGTTCATGCCATTGAGAAGTTGCAATTGATGATTGCTGAATCCGACATCGGGGCGTTACAATTAGTCGCTGATGTGCAAAAAATGCCGGGGATAGAACAATATGCAAAAAGAATGAATGCCGTTGCCGGCGCACTGGATAACTACGATTTTGATCTAGCAAAAAAGCATATATACAACTTTGATGAATCCGGTGATTCCGGGCTTAAAAGCCCTTAA
- a CDS encoding response regulator, with translation MTEFLNKQEKDVILVVDDTKLNIDLLMDILGESYDIRVATDGESALEMTAEDPPDLILLDIMMPGIDGYQVCKQLKVLKRTREIPVIFLTALGELSYESKGLAMGAVDYITKPFNPEIVKLRVENTLKLIRTNAALRKQNDILLENERLRNEVESIARHDLKTPLNALITIPELLLLEDNIAPSHREMLKMISMAEFRVMDIINSSIDLYKMEKRNIVCARLPLIWSKFLDKSKAKFFTLWEKKILHLR, from the coding sequence ATGACTGAATTTTTAAACAAGCAGGAAAAGGATGTCATTCTGGTGGTGGATGATACAAAATTAAACATCGACCTCCTGATGGACATTTTAGGGGAATCTTATGATATCAGAGTCGCCACAGACGGAGAGTCTGCCTTGGAAATGACGGCGGAAGATCCGCCGGACCTGATCCTTTTAGACATCATGATGCCGGGTATAGACGGCTACCAGGTCTGTAAACAGTTAAAAGTGTTAAAACGCACCCGTGAGATACCGGTCATTTTTCTTACCGCACTTGGGGAGCTTTCATACGAAAGCAAAGGGCTGGCAATGGGGGCGGTGGACTATATAACCAAACCCTTTAACCCGGAAATTGTAAAGCTGCGGGTGGAGAACACCCTCAAACTGATACGAACCAATGCCGCGTTGAGAAAGCAAAACGATATTCTCCTAGAAAACGAACGTCTCCGAAACGAGGTGGAGAGCATTGCCAGACATGATTTAAAAACACCGTTAAATGCGTTGATCACTATCCCGGAGCTTTTGCTTCTGGAAGACAACATCGCCCCAAGCCACCGGGAGATGTTGAAAATGATCTCCATGGCCGAATTCCGGGTAATGGATATTATAAATTCATCCATTGACCTGTACAAAATGGAAAAAAGAAATATCGTCTGCGCCCGATTGCCGTTGATCTGGTCAAAATTTTTAGACAAATCAAAGGCGAAATTTTTCACCTTATGGGAGAAAAAGATATTGCACTTAAGATGA